The DNA sequence TGATGCCAGGAACATCATTATTTTGCAGACAAAGCAAGGTGTGGGTGGGAGTAAAATCGATAGCGCGCCCATCGATGTTTACGATGCGCGGCTGGTTGTATTTGCCGATGAGCGTGCCAGCTGCCGACGCGATCAGGTCACCATTCTCACAATAAGCCTCAACCTGGATCAATTCGCTGTAATCCCCCTCATCTGAAGACTTGATCGCTGTCACCTTGGTGCCCAGTTCTTTCATCTTGGCCGGCGCATTGACATCGTTGGCTGCTGCAGTAATGCGAGAAAGGAACCCAAGTTGGATAGCGCGCGTGAGGGGCTGAGCATCGAGCTCTATAATCTTTCCGGAGTATGTGATCTTCAACTCCCCGACCTGACGATGGGCCAGTTGCTGAATAAAGGTGCCAAGGCGTTTCCCAAGTGTGAGGTAAGGAGCGAGCTTCTCTAAAGTGCGCGCGTCCACCGAGGGCATATTCACTGCATTCTGGATGACACCCTCCTTTAGCGTGGCCGTAATCAATTCTGCAATTTCGATTCCCACACTCTCCTGAGCCTCCGCCGTCGACGCACCGAGATGCGGGGTGAGGACCACATTGTCCATACTGCGGAATGGATGGTCTTCAGGAAGCGGCTCTACCTCGAATACGTCCAATCCCGCCGCTGCGACCTTGCCAGCCTCAAGCGCTTCAAGCAGGGCAGCTTCCTTGATGATGCCACCACGAGCGACATTGAAAATACGCACACCATCCTTCATCCGAGCAAAAGCAGCCTCATCGACCATATGCCGCGTCTCGTCAGTCAAAGGCATATGCACCGTAATATAGTCGGCCCGCTCAAATCCAGTATTGAGATCGACACACTCGATGCCCAATGACTTCGCCCGGTCCTCCGTTAGGTAAGGATCGTAGGCCAGCACATTCATCCCAAATGCCTGAGCACGCAGTGCCACCTCGCGACCGATGCGACCCAGCCCGAGGATCGTCAGCGTCTTCCGATAGAGCTCTTTTCCCGGATACTCTTTGCGGCCCCATTTACCAGCCTTCATGGATGCTGCTGCCTGCGTTATGGGACGTGTGCCACAGATCATGTGGGTGAAGGTTAATTCCGCCGTCGCGATCGTATTACCGCCAGGCGTATTCATCACGACCACGCCATGCTCCGTCGCCGCCGCCAAATCGATGTTGTCCACACCGACGCCAGCACGACCTACTGCCTTAAGCTGTGGAGCTGCAGCGAACACATCGGCTGTGATCTTAGTCTCACTACGCACGGCAATCGCGGATACATCTTTTACCAGATCGAGGATCTTCTCGGGTGACGAACCGTAGGCCTCGATGACTTCAAAGCCTTCCTGTTCTTTCAG is a window from the Opitutales bacterium genome containing:
- a CDS encoding phosphoglycerate dehydrogenase; its protein translation is MKILVADRISPLGVAFLKEQEGFEVIEAYGSSPEKILDLVKDVSAIAVRSETKITADVFAAAPQLKAVGRAGVGVDNIDLAAATEHGVVVMNTPGGNTIATAELTFTHMICGTRPITQAAASMKAGKWGRKEYPGKELYRKTLTILGLGRIGREVALRAQAFGMNVLAYDPYLTEDRAKSLGIECVDLNTGFERADYITVHMPLTDETRHMVDEAAFARMKDGVRIFNVARGGIIKEAALLEALEAGKVAAAGLDVFEVEPLPEDHPFRSMDNVVLTPHLGASTAEAQESVGIEIAELITATLKEGVIQNAVNMPSVDARTLEKLAPYLTLGKRLGTFIQQLAHRQVGELKITYSGKIIELDAQPLTRAIQLGFLSRITAAANDVNAPAKMKELGTKVTAIKSSDEGDYSELIQVEAYCENGDLIASAAGTLIGKYNQPRIVNIDGRAIDFTPTHTLLCLQNNDVPGIIGNIGAILGEESVNVANMSLARMEGGTAISVFELDSEPTDAAMARISNHQAILKTRVVRF